The Lichenihabitans psoromatis genome contains a region encoding:
- a CDS encoding DUF1127 domain-containing protein produces MSDTTSSPFRFRNAFKALRAILERRRVVGQLSSLDDYMLRDIGITRFDVASVLAEPLYRDPSKRLAERAHETRRAHRAISRETRVMMPPAGVTRRAA; encoded by the coding sequence ATGTCCGACACGACCAGCAGCCCATTCAGATTCCGAAATGCTTTCAAGGCACTCAGGGCAATTTTGGAGCGGCGTCGCGTTGTGGGGCAACTAAGCTCGCTCGACGATTACATGCTGCGCGATATCGGCATCACCCGCTTCGACGTCGCCTCGGTGCTCGCCGAGCCGCTATACCGGGACCCGTCCAAACGCCTTGCCGAACGGGCCCACGAGACCCGGAGGGCTCATCGCGCCATTTCGCGGGAGACGCGGGTCATGATGCCGCCCGCCGGCGTGACACGTCGCGCCGCCTGA
- a CDS encoding DUF937 domain-containing protein, translating to MSLNDIIQSAQGGEAVNNLSSRFGLTPEQTQSAINALLPAFQMGLQNKMQGGAGGLGSILGQLGSSTHQGAFADAGTATSPTAVQAGSSVLGDLFGGQHASTQVAQQASAESGVSASVIQAMLPVLASIIMGGLFHSAQSGSWGGILSQVIGAAMGGQTGGLGGSLGSIFGQGGAANQGGAATPTQGQPTAQDSGLGGLIGSVLGGLLGGAGPQTAPRPSGYAPSAQADDSVAETRSDTGMAPAGSTSEQAALNDLSQAFEAGTPASPQHQANLANILGRNG from the coding sequence ATGAGTCTCAACGACATCATCCAATCGGCGCAGGGCGGCGAAGCCGTCAACAATCTTTCGAGCCGCTTCGGCCTGACGCCGGAACAGACCCAGAGCGCCATCAATGCTTTGCTGCCCGCCTTCCAGATGGGGTTGCAGAACAAGATGCAAGGCGGCGCGGGCGGGCTCGGCTCGATCCTTGGCCAGCTCGGCAGCAGCACCCATCAGGGTGCTTTTGCGGATGCCGGAACCGCAACGTCGCCGACGGCCGTCCAAGCCGGCTCGTCGGTCCTCGGCGACCTCTTCGGTGGTCAGCATGCCAGCACGCAGGTAGCCCAGCAGGCCTCGGCGGAATCCGGCGTCTCGGCGTCGGTCATTCAGGCCATGTTGCCGGTTCTCGCCTCGATCATCATGGGCGGTCTGTTTCACTCGGCCCAGAGCGGCAGTTGGGGCGGGATCCTATCGCAGGTCATCGGCGCCGCGATGGGCGGTCAGACTGGCGGCCTTGGTGGCAGCCTCGGATCGATCTTCGGCCAGGGTGGCGCAGCGAACCAAGGCGGTGCAGCGACGCCGACCCAAGGACAACCTACGGCACAGGACAGTGGTCTCGGCGGTCTGATCGGCAGCGTTCTGGGCGGGTTACTGGGTGGCGCAGGGCCGCAGACGGCGCCACGACCAAGTGGATATGCTCCCAGCGCGCAGGCCGACGATTCCGTCGCCGAGACGCGATCCGACACCGGCATGGCGCCTGCCGGTTCGACATCGGAGCAAGCGGCGCTCAACGATCTCAGCCAAGCTTTCGAGGCCGGAACGCCCGCCTCGCCGCAACATCAGGCCAATCTGGCCAATATCCTCGGTCGCAACGGCTGA
- a CDS encoding LysR substrate-binding domain-containing protein produces the protein MTALLDVDQLKTFIAIADSGSFTRAAETVHKTQSAVSMQMKKLEERLGKPIFERDGRGSKLTEEGERMLDYARRIVRLNLEALASFADAELAGRVRLGVPDDYADRYLPEIMARFSQSNPRVEVTVMCEPTPMLVERISASDLDLAIITHTENRGPASIIRRERLLWVTSNRHDIHEISPLPLALGRSFCTWRHAATVALEGIGRPFRVLYSSWNSTAVGAAVLAGLAVSVLPESAVRPGMRVLGSSDDFPSLPSCKIALLRNKAEPSLLADALAGHIITSLDNISGASLADRIAMAAE, from the coding sequence ATGACGGCCCTGCTGGACGTCGACCAACTGAAGACCTTCATCGCAATCGCCGATTCGGGCTCGTTCACCCGCGCGGCCGAGACCGTTCATAAAACGCAGTCGGCCGTCTCGATGCAGATGAAGAAGCTGGAGGAACGCCTCGGCAAGCCGATCTTCGAGCGCGATGGGCGCGGCTCGAAGTTGACCGAGGAAGGCGAGCGGATGCTCGACTATGCGCGTCGCATCGTTCGGCTCAACCTCGAGGCCCTGGCCAGTTTCGCCGATGCAGAGCTAGCCGGCCGCGTGCGCCTCGGCGTTCCCGACGATTATGCCGATCGCTATCTCCCCGAAATCATGGCGCGTTTCTCGCAATCCAATCCGCGTGTCGAGGTCACGGTCATGTGTGAGCCGACCCCGATGCTGGTCGAACGGATCTCCGCTTCCGATCTCGACCTCGCGATCATCACCCACACCGAAAACCGAGGTCCGGCCTCGATTATCCGGCGGGAAAGGCTTCTCTGGGTCACGTCGAACCGGCACGACATCCACGAGATCAGCCCGCTGCCGCTGGCGCTCGGTCGCTCCTTCTGCACATGGCGGCATGCCGCGACAGTCGCGCTGGAGGGAATCGGGCGCCCCTTCCGCGTCCTTTACTCGAGCTGGAATTCGACGGCCGTGGGCGCTGCCGTGCTGGCCGGCCTCGCCGTGTCGGTCTTGCCCGAGAGCGCCGTCCGTCCGGGGATGCGAGTGCTCGGCTCGTCCGACGATTTCCCCTCGCTCCCGTCTTGCAAGATCGCGCTTCTGCGCAACAAGGCCGAACCCTCGCTGCTCGCCGATGCTCTGGCGGGCCACATCATTACAAGTCTCGACAATATCTCCGGCGCGAGCCTCGCGGACCGGATCGCCATGGCGGCAGAATGA